One window of the Thermoplasmatales archaeon genome contains the following:
- a CDS encoding dihydroorotase family protein, with protein sequence MIVCGNIYKNGIKNACLIIEDGKIVGIKKYIKGSKIDYGNAIIFPSAIDIHVHFREPGNEEKEDFFTGTRAASLAGVTCVFDMPNNKPPVSNKKIFEEKKRRVSKKACIDFALYGGIKEKVEEMDCIAYKLFLSKDNELFCENVKKILIEVKKRNKIVAIHAESEECIQRKKSRNLVEHEKNRGLECELNAIKKIVDLNKKIKAKVHICHVTSKKSIEIIKRKASFGVTLHHLLFSFENLFKKEGFGKVNPPLRNKFEREMLFEVFKKGEIKIFESDHAPHLVGEKENFEDAPCGMPGVDAFVPVLLYFAKNGMIDFKIIENSFCRNPAKLFGIKKGEIKVGNDADFMVIDLRKVKKIKPLSKCGWSPYEGMKCIYPMHVYLRGEKVVDSFEFVGEKGKGRMING encoded by the coding sequence ATGATTGTTTGTGGTAATATTTATAAAAATGGCATAAAAAATGCCTGCTTGATTATAGAAGATGGGAAAATAGTTGGAATAAAAAAATATATAAAAGGGAGTAAAATTGATTATGGTAATGCAATCATTTTTCCTTCCGCTATTGATATACATGTGCATTTCAGAGAACCAGGAAATGAAGAAAAGGAAGATTTTTTTACTGGCACAAGAGCTGCTTCCCTTGCTGGAGTAACCTGTGTTTTTGATATGCCAAATAACAAGCCTCCCGTATCTAATAAAAAAATTTTTGAGGAAAAGAAAAGAAGAGTGAGCAAAAAAGCTTGCATTGATTTTGCTCTATATGGGGGAATAAAAGAGAAAGTTGAGGAAATGGATTGTATAGCATATAAGTTATTTTTATCGAAGGATAATGAGCTTTTTTGTGAGAATGTGAAAAAAATTCTTATTGAAGTAAAGAAAAGAAATAAAATAGTTGCAATACATGCGGAGAGCGAAGAATGTATACAAAGAAAAAAATCAAGGAATCTGGTAGAACATGAAAAAAATAGGGGCTTGGAATGCGAGCTAAATGCAATAAAGAAAATAGTTGATTTAAATAAAAAAATAAAAGCTAAAGTACATATATGCCATGTCACATCAAAAAAATCAATAGAAATCATAAAAAGGAAGGCAAGTTTTGGAGTAACCCTTCACCACCTACTATTTTCTTTTGAAAATCTTTTTAAAAAAGAGGGTTTTGGAAAAGTAAATCCTCCTTTAAGGAATAAATTTGAAAGGGAAATGCTTTTTGAAGTATTCAAAAAAGGAGAGATTAAGATTTTTGAGTCAGACCACGCCCCTCACTTGGTGGGGGAGAAGGAAAATTTTGAAGATGCGCCATGCGGGATGCCAGGGGTGGATGCTTTTGTGCCAGTTCTTCTTTATTTTGCGAAAAATGGAATGATTGATTTCAAGATAATTGAAAATTCTTTTTGCAGAAATCCAGCAAAACTATTTGGCATAAAAAAAGGAGAGATTAAAGTTGGAAATGATGCGGATTTCATGGTTATAGACTTAAGAAAAGTTAAAAAGATTAAGCCATTATCAAAATGTGGATGGAGTCCATATGAGGGAATGAAATGCATCTATCCAATGCATGTATATCTTAGAGGAGAAAAGGTGGTTGATAGCTTTGAATTTGTTGGAGAAAAGGGAAAGGGCAGGATGATAAATGGATGA
- a CDS encoding small multi-drug export protein: MDEIIKWLIVIGASLSPFSELRGAIPLAFYYKLNLFFAIPLILFANFLPSPLIIKFLYPVERWLRKWNFWNKFFEKMYKYTRRKTEKSIERWETLALIIFVAIPLPFTGAWTGSLASYLFGLNFRKSLICIFTGICIACMIVTLLTFAGVKIFG; this comes from the coding sequence ATGGATGAAATAATAAAATGGCTTATAGTTATTGGTGCATCTCTCTCACCTTTTTCGGAGTTAAGAGGAGCAATACCTCTTGCATTCTATTATAAGCTAAACTTATTTTTTGCAATCCCATTGATATTATTTGCAAATTTTCTTCCTTCCCCTTTAATAATTAAATTTCTTTATCCTGTTGAAAGATGGCTTAGAAAATGGAATTTTTGGAATAAATTTTTTGAAAAAATGTATAAATATACGAGAAGAAAAACTGAAAAAAGCATCGAAAGATGGGAAACACTCGCCCTGATAATATTTGTAGCGATTCCCTTGCCTTTTACTGGAGCATGGACAGGAAGCTTAGCATCCTATCTTTTTGGCTTAAATTTCAGAAAATCATTGATATGCATATTTACAGGGATATGCATTGCTTGCATGATAGTTACATTACTTACATTTGCGGGAGTAAAAATTTTTGGATAA
- a CDS encoding fructose 1,6-bisphosphatase, with protein sequence MKTTFSIIKADVGGSPGHSRVDERLIKKAEEMLKDAKEKGVIKDFFVTNCGDDLELIMTHHRGEDNEEVHSLAWDIFKSASDIANKLGFYGAGQDLLKDAFSGNIKGMGPGIAEMEFTERKSEPVIAFLMDKTEPGAFNLPIFKIFADPFNTAGLIIDPSLHSGFTFEVWDIKEHKKVLMNTPEEMYDLLALIGAKSRFVIKRVFPREKLPTNEPVAVISTEKLYQIAGEYVGKDDPVAAVRAQSGLPAVGEILEPFSFPHLVSGWMRGSHNGPIMPVSLKNAKCTRFDGPPRVTAIGFQVKNGEITSHEDLFDDPAFDYTRQKAMEIAEYMRRHGPFEPHRLPLEEMEYTTFPKIMEKLKDRFEEV encoded by the coding sequence ATGAAAACTACATTTAGTATAATAAAAGCGGATGTAGGTGGCTCACCAGGCCATTCAAGGGTTGATGAAAGACTTATAAAAAAAGCGGAGGAAATGCTTAAAGATGCAAAAGAGAAAGGAGTGATAAAGGATTTTTTTGTAACCAATTGTGGAGATGATTTAGAGCTTATAATGACCCATCATAGAGGAGAGGATAATGAAGAAGTGCATTCATTGGCATGGGATATTTTTAAATCCGCAAGCGATATAGCTAATAAACTTGGATTTTATGGAGCGGGTCAGGACTTGTTGAAAGATGCATTTTCCGGAAATATAAAGGGAATGGGTCCAGGAATAGCAGAGATGGAATTTACTGAAAGAAAATCAGAGCCGGTTATTGCATTCTTAATGGATAAAACGGAGCCGGGAGCATTTAACCTGCCAATTTTTAAAATATTCGCTGATCCATTTAATACCGCTGGCCTAATTATAGATCCAAGCCTGCATTCAGGATTTACATTTGAGGTATGGGACATAAAAGAGCATAAAAAAGTGCTGATGAATACCCCTGAGGAAATGTATGACCTATTGGCTTTAATAGGAGCAAAATCGAGATTTGTAATAAAAAGAGTTTTTCCGAGAGAAAAATTGCCAACAAATGAGCCTGTAGCGGTGATATCAACAGAAAAATTATATCAGATAGCGGGTGAATATGTAGGAAAAGATGACCCTGTTGCTGCGGTAAGAGCTCAATCGGGCCTGCCCGCGGTCGGAGAAATTCTCGAACCATTCTCTTTCCCCCATCTTGTTTCTGGATGGATGAGAGGAAGCCACAATGGCCCGATTATGCCCGTCTCGCTTAAAAATGCAAAGTGCACACGCTTTGATGGCCCTCCAAGGGTTACCGCAATTGGTTTTCAAGTAAAAAATGGAGAAATTACTTCCCATGAAGACTTATTTGATGACCCCGCATTTGATTACACCCGCCAAAAAGCAATGGAAATAGCGGAATATATGCGCAGGCATGGCCCATTTGAACCACATCGCCTCCCATTAGAGGAAATGGAATATACAACTTTCCCAAAGATTATGGAAAAACTTAAAGATAGATTTGAAGAAGTTTGA
- a CDS encoding phosphoribosylformylglycinamidine cyclo-ligase, translating to MDELTYAKAGVDIDEEERIVNEILKGIGFKKDRVEINGFKIVLCTDGVGSKVMVANEMKKWDTVGIDCIAMNVNDALVMGARPVAFVDYVAFEKLNVEIAREIARGLKRGADEANISIIGGETASLPEIIRGFDLAGTCVGIVEKDIPKEVKEGDVIIGIRSSGIHSNGYTLARKVFKENGYSFHDEIDEIGIIGHALLEPTKIYVRPIVALWKNFEIKGIAHITGGGLRKMRRISKNALLSIDQPFEPQPIFKIIQKLGKISDREMYQTFNMGMGMALAVEKEIADDVVDFLNKYEETKIVGKVKKGNGIEVPKLGLRY from the coding sequence ATGGATGAACTAACTTATGCTAAAGCGGGAGTTGATATTGATGAGGAAGAGAGAATTGTTAATGAAATTTTAAAAGGAATAGGTTTTAAAAAAGACAGGGTTGAAATAAATGGCTTTAAAATTGTTTTATGTACTGATGGAGTCGGAAGCAAAGTAATGGTTGCAAATGAAATGAAAAAATGGGATACAGTTGGAATTGATTGCATTGCAATGAATGTCAATGATGCTCTTGTAATGGGGGCGAGGCCAGTTGCATTTGTTGATTATGTAGCTTTTGAGAAATTAAATGTTGAGATAGCAAGGGAAATTGCAAGAGGATTAAAAAGGGGGGCAGATGAAGCAAATATTTCAATAATAGGGGGTGAGACCGCCAGCTTGCCTGAAATAATAAGAGGATTTGATCTGGCTGGGACATGTGTGGGGATTGTAGAAAAGGATATACCAAAAGAAGTGAAGGAAGGAGATGTAATAATAGGTATAAGGAGCAGTGGAATTCACTCGAATGGTTATACTCTAGCAAGGAAAGTTTTTAAGGAAAATGGTTACTCATTTCATGATGAAATTGATGAAATAGGGATAATCGGACACGCGCTGCTTGAGCCAACAAAAATTTATGTCAGGCCAATTGTTGCTTTATGGAAGAATTTTGAAATAAAAGGAATTGCACATATTACTGGAGGAGGGCTAAGGAAAATGAGGAGGATTTCAAAAAATGCCCTTTTAAGCATAGATCAACCATTTGAGCCACAACCCATATTTAAGATAATCCAAAAATTGGGAAAAATAAGTGATAGAGAAATGTATCAGACATTTAATATGGGAATGGGAATGGCATTGGCGGTGGAAAAAGAAATTGCGGATGATGTTGTTGATTTTTTGAATAAATATGAAGAAACAAAAATTGTTGGTAAAGTTAAAAAAGGTAATGGTATAGAGGTTCCAAAACTTGGATTGAGATATTAA
- a CDS encoding DUF4430 domain-containing protein, with the protein MKKGIIAILVGIILTTTMIPALAIDGWEGDVNLFKNAKFRAIAKSGKEYKINHATALGALHEASKIAEFSYTIDDSWYVQYGSLLVDSVNGIKNEGMKGWQYWVNYPDEPLPWVGADRYEVKEGDVVDWFYGDFSSNPSNCDILIRIRVHVSVDDIAPSVKIKKPSGGIYIFDRQIISFPGFSIVIGEINVEVDANDLQCEIEKVEFYLNGELVYRAEKEPYIWLFDNGKGKYKLNAIAYDMAGNNASDEAILFKV; encoded by the coding sequence ATGAAAAAAGGAATAATTGCAATATTAGTAGGAATAATATTAACAACCACTATGATACCTGCTTTAGCAATCGATGGGTGGGAAGGAGATGTAAATCTTTTTAAAAATGCGAAATTCAGAGCTATTGCGAAAAGTGGAAAGGAATATAAAATAAATCATGCAACCGCATTAGGAGCTTTGCATGAAGCATCAAAAATTGCGGAATTTAGCTACACTATCGATGATAGTTGGTATGTCCAATATGGCTCATTGCTTGTTGATTCAGTAAATGGCATTAAAAATGAAGGGATGAAAGGATGGCAATACTGGGTAAATTATCCAGATGAACCTCTCCCATGGGTTGGGGCGGATAGATATGAAGTAAAAGAAGGAGATGTTGTTGATTGGTTCTACGGGGATTTTTCAAGCAATCCAAGCAATTGCGATATATTGATAAGGATACGCGTTCATGTTTCAGTTGATGATATTGCCCCTTCTGTAAAAATAAAAAAGCCGAGTGGTGGCATATACATTTTTGATAGACAGATAATTTCATTTCCTGGATTTTCCATTGTTATAGGAGAAATCAATGTTGAAGTGGATGCAAACGATTTGCAATGCGAGATAGAAAAAGTAGAATTTTATCTAAATGGTGAATTGGTTTATAGGGCTGAAAAAGAGCCTTATATCTGGCTTTTTGATAATGGAAAAGGAAAATATAAATTAAATGCAATTGCATATGATATGGCGGGAAATAACGCAAGTGATGAAGCTATATTATTCAAGGTGTGA
- a CDS encoding GMP synthase subunit A, translating into MKVYVIDNGGQWTHLEWRTLRDIGVKAEIVANTTPFEKIEDADAIVLSGGAPRVGLREKLGNCDEYLAKADFPVLGICAGHQYMARFFGGECAEAITPEYGKVEIEIIEKDALFKGLPDKFFVWENHNDEVVKIPENFSLLASSKYCRVQAMMHKEKPFFGLQFHPEVEHTQYGKEIFKNFIELI; encoded by the coding sequence ATGAAAGTATATGTAATAGACAATGGCGGACAATGGACGCATTTAGAATGGCGAACCTTAAGAGATATAGGAGTAAAAGCGGAAATAGTGGCAAATACAACTCCTTTTGAAAAAATAGAGGATGCGGATGCCATAGTGCTGTCTGGGGGCGCCCCCCGCGTTGGCCTGCGGGAAAAGCTTGGGAATTGCGATGAATATCTTGCGAAAGCTGATTTTCCTGTATTGGGTATATGCGCGGGGCATCAATACATGGCAAGATTTTTTGGAGGGGAATGCGCTGAGGCAATTACTCCAGAATATGGAAAGGTTGAAATTGAGATAATTGAGAAGGATGCTCTATTTAAAGGATTGCCAGATAAATTTTTTGTTTGGGAAAATCATAATGATGAGGTTGTTAAAATTCCGGAAAATTTTTCCTTACTTGCTTCCTCTAAATATTGTAGAGTGCAGGCAATGATGCATAAGGAGAAGCCATTTTTTGGGTTGCAATTTCATCCAGAAGTTGAGCATACTCAATATGGAAAAGAAATATTCAAAAATTTTATTGAATTGATATGA
- the rimI gene encoding ribosomal protein S18-alanine N-acetyltransferase — protein sequence MHECLRNVIRRCSEDDLKEVLEIENLSFNYPYPPYFFYEYLNKLFFVAEENGKIVGYIIGDSERNMIISIAVHPSHRRKGYGKKLMEHLLKFMKGDVFLQVRKSNNGAIKFYENMGFKKKGEIKNYYFDGEDAYIMVKRID from the coding sequence ATGCATGAATGTTTAAGGAATGTGATCAGGAGATGCAGTGAAGATGACTTAAAAGAAGTGCTGGAAATAGAAAATTTATCATTTAACTACCCATATCCTCCCTACTTTTTTTATGAATATCTCAATAAACTTTTTTTTGTTGCAGAAGAAAATGGGAAGATTGTTGGATATATAATAGGAGATAGCGAAAGAAACATGATAATATCGATTGCAGTTCATCCTAGCCATAGGAGGAAGGGTTATGGAAAAAAATTGATGGAGCATCTCCTAAAATTTATGAAAGGAGATGTTTTTCTGCAAGTGAGGAAGAGCAACAATGGAGCGATAAAATTTTATGAAAATATGGGTTTTAAAAAGAAAGGTGAAATAAAAAACTATTATTTTGATGGAGAAGATGCTTATATAATGGTAAAGAGGATAGATTAA
- a CDS encoding nascent polypeptide-associated complex protein: MDEKQIRLAMKRMGIDFKEIDAERIIIETKDKEYVFEKTTVGIMDMKGKKIYQISGEPKVRVKIREEDVEMVAEKTGKGREEARKALEEAKGDIAQAIINLSS; this comes from the coding sequence ATGGATGAAAAGCAAATTCGTCTGGCCATGAAGAGAATGGGAATAGATTTTAAGGAGATTGATGCAGAAAGAATAATAATTGAAACAAAGGATAAAGAATATGTTTTTGAAAAAACAACAGTTGGAATAATGGACATGAAAGGCAAAAAAATCTATCAGATAAGTGGTGAGCCAAAAGTAAGAGTTAAAATAAGAGAAGAAGATGTGGAGATGGTCGCAGAAAAAACTGGAAAAGGCAGGGAGGAGGCAAGAAAAGCCCTTGAAGAGGCAAAGGGAGACATTGCTCAAGCAATAATTAACCTTTCTTCTTAA
- a CDS encoding NAD(P)H-hydrate dehydratase produces the protein METKILDKNAEFFGVTTEQLMENAGRAIANEAKKLPFKRWLILCGPGNNGGDGYVASRYIKNCRVIVIEKPKTKLAMKNFRRAKTKCKIYHYSKEKFIQLLEESDAVIDAMLGIGIKGELKEPYRQIVEILNRSEKFILSVDVPTGFGSDLMLNPNLTITFHLVKDGMDERCGKILVADIGIPKEAEQYVGAGELILYPRRRKDSHKGENGIVAIIGGGAYTGAPFLAGMSALRAGCDLVYICCPSSVWSVIASFSPDLVVRKMSGDFLTVDGLKEVEDVIEKADAILVGPGLGKNKEIIEACKFIFENYDKKFVYDADAIESLKGMKCNQRVVITPHSGEFKRLTGIDLPSEIDERAKIIKNEAKKLDATILAKGVIDIISDGKRLKMNKIHNEGMTVGGTGDTLAGICCAMLAKKIEPFYSACISAFINGMAGNMAYEEKGNITATDLIEKIPIVIKKFTQE, from the coding sequence ATGGAAACAAAGATTCTTGATAAAAATGCTGAATTTTTTGGCGTAACCACAGAGCAACTCATGGAAAATGCGGGTAGAGCTATTGCGAATGAGGCAAAAAAATTGCCATTTAAAAGATGGCTGATTTTATGCGGGCCCGGGAATAATGGAGGGGATGGATATGTTGCATCTCGCTATATAAAAAATTGCAGGGTAATTGTGATTGAAAAACCAAAAACAAAGCTTGCAATGAAAAATTTCAGGAGAGCAAAGACGAAGTGCAAAATTTACCATTATAGCAAGGAGAAATTTATCCAGCTTTTAGAAGAAAGCGATGCGGTAATAGATGCAATGCTTGGAATCGGAATAAAAGGTGAGCTAAAAGAGCCATATCGTCAAATAGTTGAAATTTTGAATAGATCAGAAAAATTTATTCTTTCTGTTGATGTTCCCACAGGTTTTGGAAGCGACTTAATGCTCAATCCAAATCTTACAATAACATTTCATTTAGTAAAAGACGGAATGGATGAAAGATGTGGAAAAATATTGGTAGCGGACATAGGGATACCAAAAGAAGCGGAGCAATATGTTGGGGCGGGGGAGCTAATTTTATATCCAAGGCGAAGAAAAGATAGTCACAAAGGAGAAAATGGGATAGTAGCGATTATAGGGGGAGGAGCATATACTGGTGCCCCTTTCCTGGCGGGTATGTCAGCTCTCAGAGCGGGATGTGACCTTGTTTATATTTGCTGTCCTTCTTCTGTTTGGAGTGTAATTGCGTCTTTCTCTCCTGATTTGGTTGTTAGAAAAATGAGCGGGGATTTTTTAACAGTTGATGGTTTAAAGGAAGTAGAGGATGTTATAGAAAAAGCGGATGCAATTCTGGTTGGGCCGGGTTTAGGCAAAAACAAGGAAATCATTGAAGCATGCAAATTCATCTTTGAAAATTATGATAAGAAGTTTGTTTATGATGCGGATGCAATAGAAAGCCTGAAAGGAATGAAATGTAACCAGAGAGTTGTTATCACGCCTCACTCTGGGGAATTCAAAAGATTGACAGGAATAGATTTGCCATCTGAAATTGATGAAAGAGCAAAAATAATCAAGAATGAAGCAAAAAAGCTGGATGCAACAATTCTTGCTAAGGGGGTAATTGATATAATAAGCGACGGAAAAAGGTTAAAAATGAATAAAATACATAATGAAGGAATGACTGTTGGAGGTACAGGTGATACGCTTGCGGGTATATGCTGTGCAATGCTTGCCAAAAAAATTGAGCCATTTTATTCCGCATGCATTTCAGCATTTATAAATGGAATGGCTGGAAATATGGCTTATGAAGAAAAAGGAAATATTACCGCAACTGATTTAATAGAAAAAATACCGATTGTAATTAAAAAATTCACTCAGGAGTAG
- a CDS encoding bis-aminopropyl spermidine synthase family protein has protein sequence MNRIEYQIISILSRGVISIWELIADVDASLREFYKKIRELEKKNIIEIRDGKLRLTKKGMNIWRWIDFKCKACGGTGYNFFHQIEKDYKRIMKKRPEAKEKYDQGYMRCEDVLRRLAFVYERGDLIGKIFVIGDDDFFSIACGLTFMPKKVVAIDIDERIVNFINKVADEYSLPVDAYVNDIRKENEKFSKKFDVFVTDPVETIPGIKLFLSRGASSLKRNGAGYFGLTTLEASLKKWYEIQKMIYDMGFVITDIRRRFSTYPIEKKNFSSYQHKLPIYKKLKVDMDYNWYKSSFYRIEAIKEIKPIIRGDVDIGKEFYIDKESWATPE, from the coding sequence ATGAATAGAATAGAATACCAAATAATTTCTATCTTAAGTAGAGGAGTTATTTCAATATGGGAATTAATTGCTGATGTGGATGCCAGTTTGAGGGAATTTTATAAAAAAATAAGGGAATTGGAAAAGAAAAATATAATAGAAATAAGAGATGGTAAATTAAGGCTAACTAAAAAAGGGATGAATATATGGAGATGGATCGATTTTAAATGTAAAGCTTGTGGTGGCACAGGATACAATTTTTTCCATCAAATAGAGAAAGATTACAAGAGGATAATGAAAAAACGCCCTGAAGCTAAAGAAAAATATGATCAAGGGTATATGAGATGCGAAGATGTTTTGAGGAGATTAGCTTTTGTATATGAAAGAGGAGATTTAATAGGGAAAATATTTGTTATAGGGGATGATGATTTTTTTAGTATAGCATGCGGGCTAACTTTTATGCCAAAAAAAGTTGTTGCAATAGATATAGATGAAAGAATTGTTAATTTTATAAACAAAGTAGCGGATGAATATAGCTTACCAGTTGATGCATATGTAAATGATATAAGGAAGGAAAATGAAAAATTCTCTAAAAAATTCGATGTTTTTGTCACTGATCCAGTTGAAACTATACCTGGAATAAAATTGTTTTTATCAAGAGGAGCTTCTTCCTTAAAAAGAAATGGGGCGGGTTATTTTGGGCTGACGACGCTTGAAGCATCTTTAAAAAAGTGGTATGAAATTCAGAAAATGATTTATGATATGGGTTTTGTGATAACAGATATAAGAAGGAGATTCAGCACCTATCCAATTGAGAAAAAAAATTTCTCCTCATATCAGCACAAACTCCCTATCTACAAGAAGTTGAAGGTGGATATGGATTATAACTGGTATAAATCATCTTTTTATAGGATAGAAGCGATTAAGGAGATAAAGCCTATAATAAGAGGTGATGTTGATATAGGAAAAGAGTTCTATATTGACAAGGAAAGTTGGGCTACTCCTGAGTGA
- a CDS encoding S-adenosylmethionine decarboxylase, protein MKILGRHIIAEFYGVDKKLISEESVLKEIVEKVIEESKIEKIGILTKQFNPHGVTCIVLISESHISIHTWPEYELVNLDIFTCGDKKKSEIAFELFIKYLKPKNFRHYILDRG, encoded by the coding sequence ATGAAGATACTCGGAAGACATATAATAGCAGAGTTCTATGGCGTGGATAAAAAACTGATATCCGAAGAAAGTGTGCTAAAAGAGATAGTTGAAAAAGTGATTGAAGAATCAAAAATAGAGAAAATAGGAATTTTAACAAAGCAATTCAATCCACATGGAGTAACTTGCATTGTATTAATTTCAGAATCGCACATTTCAATTCATACCTGGCCTGAATATGAATTAGTTAATCTTGATATATTTACATGCGGTGATAAAAAGAAGAGTGAGATTGCTTTCGAGCTTTTCATAAAATATTTGAAACCGAAAAATTTCAGACATTATATACTTGACAGAGGATGA
- the radA gene encoding DNA repair and recombination protein RadA gives MIDLEDLPGVGPATAKKLEEAGYTDLMAIAVASPAELAEIAEIGEGTALKIIQAAREKADVGGFETGDTLLERLKERKHLTTGSKSFDELLGGGFETQAITELFGEFGSGKTQIAHQLCVNVQLKEEEGGLEGEAIFIDTENTFRPERIIQMANGYGMDGKEALKKIHVATAFNSNHQMMLVEKANEIAKEHNVRLLVVDSLTGHFRAEYIGRSSLAERQQKLNKHMHSLLKFARINNAVICVTNQVAARPDVFFGDPTQPIGGHIVGHTAMFRLYLRKSKGGKRIARLIDSPHLPEGEVVFSVSEEGIRDA, from the coding sequence ATGATCGATTTGGAAGATTTACCTGGTGTTGGGCCTGCAACAGCAAAAAAGCTAGAGGAAGCGGGTTATACCGATTTGATGGCAATTGCGGTTGCATCCCCTGCGGAGCTTGCGGAAATTGCTGAAATAGGCGAGGGCACCGCACTTAAAATAATACAGGCAGCTAGAGAAAAAGCGGATGTTGGCGGATTTGAGACAGGTGATACATTGCTTGAGAGATTGAAGGAAAGGAAACATCTTACAACCGGCTCAAAAAGTTTCGATGAGTTACTTGGTGGAGGATTTGAAACCCAAGCAATAACAGAACTCTTTGGAGAATTTGGCTCAGGAAAGACACAGATTGCACATCAGTTATGTGTAAATGTTCAGCTTAAGGAAGAAGAGGGTGGGCTGGAGGGTGAGGCAATTTTCATTGATACGGAAAATACATTTCGCCCTGAGAGAATAATTCAGATGGCAAATGGCTATGGAATGGATGGAAAAGAAGCATTGAAAAAAATACATGTTGCTACCGCATTTAATTCAAATCATCAAATGATGCTTGTTGAGAAAGCAAATGAAATTGCAAAAGAGCACAATGTAAGGCTACTAGTTGTTGATTCATTGACAGGGCATTTCAGAGCGGAATATATTGGAAGAAGTTCCCTTGCGGAAAGGCAACAGAAATTAAATAAACATATGCATAGTTTGCTAAAATTTGCAAGAATAAATAATGCAGTCATATGTGTAACAAATCAAGTCGCTGCTCGTCCAGATGTATTCTTTGGAGACCCAACTCAACCGATAGGAGGCCATATAGTTGGCCATACCGCAATGTTCAGGCTTTATTTAAGAAAATCAAAGGGAGGAAAGAGAATTGCTCGCCTAATTGACTCACCACACCTTCCAGAAGGAGAAGTTGTATTTTCGGTTTCGGAAGAAGGAATAAGAGATGCATAG